Proteins co-encoded in one Chitinophagales bacterium genomic window:
- the blaOXA gene encoding class D beta-lactamase, with protein MTTKQTILVLTLAVCGLIACKQKHVTEIRDDFKKYYDQFQVEGSFALYDQQQDKYTFYNQDQFKQVFSPASTFKICNSLIGLETGVIKDEKFVIPWDSVVRNPLWDQDHDMKTAFANSTVWYYQELARRVGGQRMNYWLDKANYGNADTSGGIDKFWLTGGLHISPEQQIDFLKQLRNNNLPFSQRSMEIVKNIMIAKDTLDYVVRGKTGWGEHGNKDVGWYVGYVETKDNVYYFTNCVLIDTEKLNDVNRAISFDNSRIAIVYTILNNLKLTNK; from the coding sequence ATGACAACGAAACAGACTATATTAGTTTTGACTTTGGCAGTTTGTGGTCTGATTGCTTGTAAGCAAAAACATGTGACTGAAATCCGTGATGACTTCAAGAAATATTATGACCAATTTCAAGTTGAGGGTTCTTTTGCTCTTTACGACCAACAACAGGATAAATACACTTTTTACAATCAAGACCAATTCAAACAGGTCTTTTCTCCTGCTTCAACTTTTAAAATTTGCAATTCACTTATCGGCCTGGAGACTGGGGTAATAAAAGACGAGAAATTTGTTATTCCCTGGGACAGTGTAGTCAGAAATCCTTTATGGGACCAAGACCACGATATGAAAACAGCATTTGCAAACTCAACAGTTTGGTATTATCAAGAGCTTGCAAGAAGGGTTGGCGGGCAACGTATGAATTACTGGCTTGACAAAGCAAACTACGGCAATGCAGACACTTCGGGCGGCATAGACAAGTTTTGGCTAACTGGAGGACTTCATATTTCACCCGAACAGCAAATAGACTTTCTAAAACAACTTCGCAACAATAACCTGCCTTTTTCCCAACGCTCAATGGAAATTGTAAAGAACATAATGATTGCAAAGGATACATTGGATTATGTAGTAAGAGGTAAAACCGGTTGGGGAGAGCATGGCAACAAAGACGTTGGTTGGTATGTTGGCTATGTTGAGACAAAAGACAATGTTTATTATTTTACTAATTGTGTTCTAATAGACACCGAGAAATTAAATGATGTCAATCGTGCCATTAGCTTTGATAACTCAAGAATAGCAATTGTTTATACAATACTTAACAATCTCAAACTGACAAACAAATGA